The following coding sequences are from one Lolium rigidum isolate FL_2022 chromosome 6, APGP_CSIRO_Lrig_0.1, whole genome shotgun sequence window:
- the LOC124659011 gene encoding transcription factor MTB2-like — protein sequence MSWSDTDAALFAAVLGQDAAHHLATTPPHLDAGPASSSSSSAELQARLHDLVERGSGAWTYGIYWQESRAAARPVLGWGDGHCRDATPHGHDDDQEPGAAERSLARKRVLLRLHALYGGGDGDEDYALRLDRVTGAEMYFLASMYFSFAGGAGGPGRALATGRHAWAAVDPRLAAPGWHVRASLAQSAGLRTVVFLPCEGGVLELGSVAAIRESPEVLRAIQSAFRAEPASPDDHARIFGKDLQMPPVLTAGSEAAWALRLGVTQPAKKQVAVKAKPAEPPKPAVGQKKQAGGDERRLPRKRGRKPANGREEPLNHVEAERQRREKLNQRFYALRAVVPRITKMDKASLLSDAIAYIQELEARLQLRGGTPERPAVEVQQAMQRDDEVVLRVTTPLESHPVSGAFSAVADCSPQLSVVASDMAVADGAVTHTLVVRSAGPGRLAAETVLAAMSRGMMMSTTPSP from the coding sequence ATGTCGTGGTCGGACACGGACGCGGCGCTCTTCGCGGCCGTGCTGGGGCAGGACGCCGCGCACCACCTGGCCACCACGCCGCCGCACCTCGACGCAgggcccgcctcctcctcctcctcctcggccgagCTCCAGGCGCGCCTGCACGACCTCGTCGAGCGGGGGTCCGGAGCCTGGACCTACGGCATCTACTGGCAGgagtcccgcgccgccgcccgtcccGTGCTCGGCTGGGGCGACGGGCACTGCCGCGACGCCACCCCGCACGGGCACGACGACGACCAGGAACCCGGCGCGGCGGAGCGGAGCCTGGCGCGCAAGCGCGTCCTGCTGCGGCTGCACGCGCTGTACGGCGGCGGGGACGGGGACGAGGACTACGCGCTGCGGCTGGACCGCGTCACCGGCGCCGAGATGTACTTCCTCGCGTCCATGTACTTCTCcttcgccggcggcgccggcgggccGGGCCGCGCGCTGGCCACCGGCCGGCACGCCTGGGCCGCCGTGGACCCCCGCTTGGCCGCGCCCGGCTGGCACGTCCGCGCCTCCCTCGCCCAGTCCGCCGGCCTCCGCACCGTGGTCTTCCTCCCGTGCGAGGGCGGCGTCCTCGAGCTCGGCTCCGTCGCGGCCATCCGCGAGAGCCCCGAGGTCCTGCGCGCCATCCAGTCCGCCTTCCGCGCCGAGCCCGCCTCGCCGGACGACCACGCGAGGATCTTCGGGAAGGACCTCCAAATGCCGCCCGTACTAACCGCGGGAAGCGAGGCCGCCTGGGCGCTGCGGCTCGGCGTGACGCAGCCGGCCAAGAAGCAGGTGGCCGTCAAAGCGAAACCTGCGGAGCCTCCCAAGCCGGCCGTCGGGCAGAAGAAGCAGGCGGGCGGGGACGAGCGTCGGCTTCCGCGGAAGCGGGGGCGCAAGCCGGCCAACGGGCGCGAGGAGCCGCTGAACCacgtggaggcggagcggcagcggcgggagaAGCTGAACCAGCGCTTCTACGCGCTGCGGGCGGTCGTGCCTAGGATCACCAAGATGGACAAGGCGTCTCTGCTGAGCGACGCCATCGCGTACATCCAGGAGCTGGAGGCCCGTCTCCAGCTCAGGGGCGGCACGCCGGAGCGGCCGGCCGTGGAGGTGCAGCAGGCAATGCAGCGGGACGACGAGGTGGTGCTGCGGGTGACCACCCCGCTGGAGTCGCACCCCGTCTCCGGCGCCTTCAGCGCCGTCGCCGACTGCTCTCCGCAGCTGAGCGTCGTGGCGTCGGACATGGCGGTGGCGGACGGCGCCGTCACGCACACGCTCGTGGTCCGGTCGGCGGGGCCCGGGCGGCTCGCTGCCGAGACCGTGCTCGCGGCGATGTCGCGTGGGATGATGATGAGCACCACCCCGTCCCCGTGA